Proteins encoded within one genomic window of Kibdelosporangium phytohabitans:
- a CDS encoding S8 family peptidase: protein MRQPCGLAISVLAAAALSGSIVAPPAFGSPQGVRSYLVISAPGANDGIAKAVKDNGGTVHNSYAQIGVLVAHSGASDFASRMRSVGGVQKVGQTRETDVPTGAKARTPGRDSVARKYLEPDMGDAIAAPAEPVEWNMQMMQADKAWAVNPGSKSVTVGILDTGVQGTHEDLRDNFDAANSVSCLFGKPNTAPGAWEPDSFAPAAGHGTSVAGIIAAAKNGKGTVGVAPGVRIASVKVMEPTGYMYAENVVCGLIWSAEHGFKVTNHSYYVDPWTFNYPNNPDQDVVIEAVRRAVDYAHGKGTLTVAAAGNNSVNLDQEQGLFLPGDLPNAVSVTAANTRKELAYYSNYGLDTVEVTAPGGDGYAMINTTGLNNGYTTFHGTSASSPHAAGVAALLASAHPQAGPAELRKMLLAQAIDTPCPSGDSRCTGTPARNSHFGEGVTNALKAVGGGTDPEPGPETTVYADDFEKSTGWTVNSGGTDTATAGRFELADPQATSYNGLAMQPDATPSGSRALVTGAAAGASVGDNDLDGGVSTVTAAPVQLPAGGRITLSLSYFLGHLANSAGADHLRVRAVTAEGSTVVFEKKTGVADTAAAWQTATADLSALAGKPVRVVIEAADAAGGSLVEAGVDDLRITHRR, encoded by the coding sequence ATGAGACAACCCTGCGGTCTCGCGATCTCGGTGCTCGCCGCGGCGGCGCTGAGCGGGTCGATCGTCGCTCCGCCCGCGTTCGGTTCACCGCAAGGCGTTCGTTCCTACCTGGTGATCTCCGCGCCCGGTGCGAACGACGGTATCGCCAAGGCGGTGAAGGACAACGGGGGCACGGTGCACAACTCCTACGCGCAGATCGGTGTGCTGGTCGCCCATTCCGGCGCGTCCGACTTCGCGTCCAGGATGCGCTCGGTCGGCGGCGTGCAGAAAGTGGGGCAGACCCGTGAGACCGATGTGCCCACCGGTGCGAAGGCGCGCACGCCGGGCCGGGACTCGGTTGCCCGCAAGTATCTCGAGCCGGACATGGGTGACGCGATCGCCGCGCCCGCGGAGCCGGTCGAGTGGAACATGCAGATGATGCAGGCCGACAAGGCGTGGGCGGTCAACCCCGGCTCCAAGAGCGTCACCGTCGGCATCCTCGACACCGGCGTGCAGGGCACGCACGAGGATTTGCGGGACAACTTCGACGCCGCGAACTCGGTGTCCTGCCTGTTCGGCAAGCCCAACACCGCTCCGGGCGCCTGGGAACCGGACTCCTTTGCCCCGGCGGCCGGGCACGGTACGTCGGTCGCGGGCATCATCGCCGCCGCCAAGAACGGCAAGGGCACTGTCGGCGTGGCCCCGGGAGTGAGGATCGCCTCGGTGAAAGTGATGGAGCCGACCGGCTACATGTACGCCGAGAACGTGGTCTGCGGCCTGATCTGGTCGGCTGAGCACGGCTTCAAGGTCACCAACCACAGCTACTACGTCGACCCCTGGACGTTCAACTACCCGAACAACCCCGACCAGGACGTCGTGATCGAGGCTGTCCGGCGCGCGGTCGACTACGCCCACGGCAAGGGCACGCTGACCGTCGCCGCCGCCGGCAACAACAGCGTCAACCTCGACCAGGAACAAGGCCTGTTCCTGCCCGGTGACCTGCCCAACGCGGTGTCGGTGACGGCCGCCAACACCCGCAAGGAGTTGGCCTACTACTCCAACTACGGGCTGGACACCGTCGAGGTCACCGCGCCGGGCGGCGACGGCTACGCGATGATCAACACGACCGGCCTGAACAACGGCTACACCACTTTCCACGGCACCTCGGCGTCCTCGCCGCACGCCGCGGGAGTCGCCGCGCTGCTCGCCTCGGCCCACCCGCAAGCGGGCCCGGCCGAACTGCGGAAAATGCTGCTGGCACAGGCCATCGACACCCCGTGCCCCAGCGGCGACAGCCGGTGCACCGGAACGCCCGCCCGCAACTCCCACTTCGGGGAAGGCGTCACCAACGCACTCAAGGCGGTCGGCGGCGGCACGGACCCGGAGCCTGGCCCGGAAACCACGGTCTACGCCGACGACTTCGAGAAGAGCACCGGCTGGACGGTGAACTCCGGCGGCACCGACACCGCCACCGCGGGCCGCTTCGAACTGGCCGATCCCCAAGCGACCAGCTACAACGGCCTGGCGATGCAGCCCGATGCCACCCCCAGCGGCTCGCGAGCGCTGGTCACCGGTGCCGCGGCGGGTGCCTCGGTCGGTGACAACGACCTCGACGGCGGCGTCAGCACGGTCACGGCCGCACCGGTCCAGCTTCCCGCGGGTGGACGGATCACGCTGTCACTGTCCTATTTCCTCGGCCACCTCGCCAACTCCGCGGGCGCCGACCACCTGCGGGTCAGGGCTGTCACGGCGGAAGGCAGCACGGTGGTGTTCGAGAAGAAGACCGGTGTCGCGGACACCGCGGCTGCCTGGCAGACCGCCACGGCCGATCTCTCCGCGCTGGCGGGCAAGCCAGTGCGTGTCGTCATCGAGGCGGCCGACGCCGCGGGCGGCAGCCTCGTCGAAGCGGGCGTGGACGACCTCCGCATCACCCATCGGCGGTAA
- a CDS encoding proprotein convertase P-domain-containing protein, with the protein MIEAIARDLRLTPDQARNRLVQQTAAQRTAENLSTAVRDASSGWWFDETTGALAVAVTSDEVAAQARNAGAQPKHVARDRAELRRLDEAVRAVATGVPGVNGWGVDPVANTVVVRINTTTKGAATQRLLDHLAALGPGVQVAETTRSPVPQGGDVHPGDRWYPGLEGNCSVGFPATDTRGGKHFLTAGHCTDNADQPAYAALGGQNRIGTSNVGGGRSVFGREGDMGVVAVTEPGWNLSAAVNTWGSPPVTVTGSAEAVVNQAVCHAGLASYWQCGKVTATNQTIVYPTVTIDGLSFTTACSLAGDSGGAWLAGSAAVGLHSGGYSSCQPGGNPDQSIFQPIGEALRKWGLTLHTGGAGGDTQAPTVPEGLRSTGTTADSVTLAWNAASDNVAVTGYDIHRGDTLAASTRDTSATIRDLAPDTSYTFTVKAKDAAGNVSAASKPVTARTGAGSGARTFRSDADYPIRDYQPVSSPISVTATGTATNPVRVEVTAQHTCIEDLDIDLVSPSGRSYRLHSYGGSVCHPFPGTKQFTAPVNAQPAAGTWTLRISDGGPGDVGALDRWSITV; encoded by the coding sequence ATGATCGAGGCAATCGCCCGCGACCTGCGCCTCACGCCCGACCAAGCCCGTAATCGGCTCGTCCAGCAGACAGCCGCCCAGCGGACCGCCGAGAACCTGTCCACCGCGGTCCGCGACGCCAGTTCTGGCTGGTGGTTCGACGAGACGACAGGCGCGCTCGCTGTCGCCGTGACCTCCGACGAGGTTGCCGCCCAAGCCCGCAACGCGGGTGCCCAGCCCAAGCATGTCGCCCGCGACCGTGCCGAACTGCGACGCTTGGACGAGGCCGTGCGCGCGGTCGCGACAGGTGTCCCGGGCGTCAACGGCTGGGGTGTCGACCCTGTCGCGAACACCGTGGTGGTCAGGATCAACACCACCACGAAAGGCGCGGCAACCCAGCGCTTGCTGGACCACCTCGCGGCGCTGGGCCCTGGCGTGCAGGTCGCCGAGACCACTCGATCCCCAGTCCCGCAGGGTGGTGACGTGCACCCGGGTGACCGCTGGTACCCCGGGCTGGAGGGCAACTGCTCGGTGGGCTTCCCTGCCACCGATACCCGGGGCGGCAAGCACTTCCTCACCGCGGGTCACTGCACGGACAACGCCGACCAGCCCGCGTACGCCGCGCTCGGCGGGCAGAACCGGATCGGCACGTCCAATGTGGGCGGTGGCCGCAGCGTCTTCGGCCGTGAGGGCGACATGGGCGTGGTGGCCGTGACCGAGCCCGGCTGGAACCTGTCCGCGGCTGTGAACACGTGGGGCTCGCCGCCGGTCACCGTGACCGGTTCCGCCGAGGCCGTCGTCAACCAGGCCGTCTGCCACGCCGGTCTCGCCTCGTACTGGCAGTGCGGCAAGGTGACCGCGACCAACCAGACCATCGTCTACCCGACCGTGACGATCGACGGTCTCAGCTTCACCACGGCCTGTTCGCTGGCCGGCGACTCCGGCGGCGCCTGGCTCGCGGGCAGCGCGGCTGTCGGCCTGCACTCCGGCGGTTACTCCTCCTGCCAGCCCGGCGGCAACCCGGACCAGTCGATCTTCCAGCCCATCGGCGAGGCCCTGCGCAAATGGGGCCTCACCCTGCACACCGGTGGGGCGGGCGGCGACACGCAGGCACCCACCGTGCCCGAAGGGCTGCGTTCCACCGGCACCACCGCCGACAGCGTGACCCTGGCCTGGAACGCCGCGTCCGACAACGTCGCCGTCACCGGCTACGACATCCACCGCGGCGACACGCTTGCAGCCTCCACACGGGACACCAGCGCCACGATCCGTGATCTGGCGCCCGACACGTCCTACACGTTCACGGTCAAAGCCAAGGACGCCGCAGGCAACGTGTCCGCGGCGAGCAAGCCGGTCACCGCCCGCACCGGCGCAGGCAGTGGCGCACGCACCTTCCGCAGCGATGCCGACTACCCGATCCGCGACTATCAACCAGTGTCGAGCCCGATCAGCGTGACCGCGACAGGTACGGCGACGAACCCGGTGCGGGTCGAGGTCACCGCGCAGCACACCTGCATCGAGGACTTGGACATCGACCTGGTCTCGCCGTCGGGCCGCTCCTACCGCCTGCACTCGTACGGCGGTTCCGTCTGCCACCCGTTCCCCGGCACCAAGCAGTTCACGGCACCGGTCAACGCGCAACCGGCCGCAGGCACCTGGACGTTGCGCATCAGCGACGGCGGGCCGGGCGACGTCGGCGCACTGGACCGCTGGTCGATCACCGTCTGA
- a CDS encoding ATP-binding protein, with amino-acid sequence MTVEHDPLPSSRLTSQCGKSTPLVGRAAQLAALLDAATSPPRVVRLEGEAGVGKTRLLAELRTRAGGQVLSGVCQSFRAGFPLAPLLDALLPAPWGERPGPLLGALVPLLPELADRLPPPLPSLGDPRLDRHRLYRAIREALSLSGPAVLVVDDLHWADDQTVEFLRYLIGHLPERLALVLSYRPREADRDVLADAARNGALTVRLEPLDDVQTGALVQAMLGRGLPPADVCQALVRRTGGVPFAIEEVVRAAAERPSSEGSPWAALTEQQAPEGFREAIEQRLSRVDTGIRAVVAAAAVLAAPANEDELASVAGLDHGSAALSAAVGLDLLREVAPGRYRCRHELAEQAVRQGLPSNVLASLHRGSADVLQSGPVPLPHARIAAHLRACGDEAGWCEHSERAADRATALGDTATAVTVLREILLVPDLAEQSRERLALKLGRTALDGLDHGATVAVLADMLSTVPLPAAVRGELRSDLGLLLINQAGEPDAGYRELERAADELRDPRPDLAARVMSALANLHAGHQHVGTHLRWLAEARLLSPALTEPAARTAFAVNELTTLMTCGKPEAWRLLPILLDEPVDAGIGRAQMRGCLNIVDATAWLGHYRQAERHLGHGRALAAKFAAPYTEEQLAVAHLLLDWLRGNWSGLRGRAAELVTKHASLQRIAAECRLIEGALAAEAGDDEHALRVLREVGAPGVSAPPLAATANAIVAELQYRRGAMSAAVGTVTAALDTIRRTGMWVWATELTPVAVELLCLTGRVEEARGVLREHRDGIEGLDCPASVAALELGEALGRHRQGRPREALERYRHAERLFDALPRPFWLGRTRALLGECALTAGEDGTVSLREAAAAFTSLGASGRAQRCYRILREHGVTERKRGRPGYGEQLSPRELEAATLAASGRTNRQIASALGVSVRTVEQHVAHALRKLNLHSRHDLGPALGSRLAHQT; translated from the coding sequence GTGACCGTTGAGCACGACCCGTTGCCTTCCTCGAGGCTGACCAGCCAATGCGGGAAGTCCACTCCGCTGGTCGGGCGCGCGGCCCAGCTGGCGGCCCTGCTGGACGCGGCCACGTCGCCGCCTCGGGTGGTGCGGTTGGAGGGTGAGGCGGGCGTCGGCAAGACCCGGCTGCTCGCCGAACTGCGTACCCGGGCCGGTGGGCAGGTGCTGTCCGGGGTCTGCCAGTCGTTCCGTGCGGGGTTTCCGCTGGCTCCGCTGCTCGACGCGTTGCTGCCCGCGCCGTGGGGTGAGCGGCCTGGTCCGTTGCTGGGCGCGTTGGTGCCGCTGCTGCCGGAACTCGCCGACCGGTTGCCCCCACCGCTTCCGTCGCTGGGGGATCCACGGCTGGACCGGCACCGGCTGTACCGGGCGATCCGGGAGGCGCTGAGCTTGTCCGGACCAGCCGTGCTGGTGGTGGACGACCTGCACTGGGCTGATGACCAGACCGTCGAGTTCCTGCGGTACCTCATCGGGCACTTGCCCGAGCGACTGGCGCTGGTGCTCAGCTACCGGCCGCGGGAAGCCGACCGGGACGTGCTTGCCGACGCGGCCCGTAACGGAGCGTTGACGGTACGGCTGGAGCCGTTGGACGACGTGCAGACCGGCGCACTGGTGCAGGCGATGCTGGGCCGCGGCCTGCCTCCTGCCGACGTGTGCCAGGCGCTCGTGCGACGGACCGGTGGGGTGCCGTTCGCGATCGAAGAAGTCGTGCGGGCCGCCGCGGAACGGCCGAGTTCCGAGGGTTCCCCGTGGGCGGCGCTGACCGAACAGCAGGCGCCGGAGGGCTTCCGTGAGGCCATCGAGCAGCGACTGTCCAGGGTGGACACCGGGATCCGCGCTGTGGTGGCCGCAGCCGCCGTGCTCGCCGCACCGGCGAACGAGGACGAACTGGCGTCCGTGGCCGGGCTGGACCACGGATCAGCCGCACTGTCCGCGGCGGTCGGCTTGGACCTGCTCCGCGAGGTGGCCCCCGGCCGCTACCGTTGCCGCCACGAACTCGCCGAACAGGCCGTCCGGCAGGGCCTGCCCTCGAACGTCCTGGCGAGCTTGCACCGCGGCAGCGCTGACGTGCTCCAGTCAGGCCCGGTGCCCCTGCCGCACGCCAGAATCGCGGCGCACCTGCGGGCCTGCGGGGACGAGGCGGGCTGGTGCGAGCACAGCGAGCGGGCCGCCGACCGCGCCACCGCGCTCGGCGACACCGCCACGGCCGTCACCGTGCTGCGTGAGATCCTGCTCGTGCCTGACCTGGCCGAGCAGAGCCGCGAGCGGCTGGCGCTCAAACTGGGCCGGACTGCCTTGGACGGGTTGGACCACGGCGCCACAGTGGCCGTGCTGGCGGACATGCTGTCGACCGTGCCGCTCCCCGCCGCGGTACGCGGCGAGCTACGCAGCGACCTCGGCCTGTTGCTGATCAACCAGGCCGGCGAGCCCGACGCCGGGTACCGCGAGCTGGAGCGCGCGGCGGACGAGCTGCGCGACCCGCGACCGGACCTGGCGGCCAGGGTGATGTCCGCACTGGCCAACCTGCACGCGGGTCACCAGCACGTGGGCACGCACCTGCGATGGCTGGCTGAGGCGCGGCTGCTGTCACCGGCATTGACCGAGCCGGCGGCGCGTACCGCGTTCGCTGTCAACGAGCTGACCACGCTGATGACCTGCGGCAAGCCCGAGGCGTGGCGGCTGCTGCCGATACTGCTGGACGAACCGGTCGACGCCGGGATCGGTCGTGCGCAGATGCGCGGCTGCCTGAACATCGTCGACGCCACCGCGTGGCTGGGCCACTACCGCCAGGCCGAGCGCCACCTCGGGCACGGTCGCGCGCTGGCCGCGAAGTTCGCCGCGCCCTACACCGAGGAACAACTGGCGGTCGCGCACCTCCTGCTGGACTGGTTACGCGGGAACTGGTCCGGGCTGCGTGGGCGGGCGGCCGAACTGGTGACCAAGCACGCGTCGCTGCAGCGGATCGCCGCGGAGTGCCGCCTGATCGAAGGCGCCCTGGCGGCGGAGGCAGGTGATGACGAGCATGCGCTGCGGGTGCTGCGAGAGGTAGGCGCGCCGGGCGTTTCGGCGCCACCGCTGGCCGCGACGGCGAACGCGATCGTGGCCGAACTGCAGTACCGCCGGGGTGCGATGTCCGCCGCCGTGGGTACGGTCACGGCGGCGCTGGACACGATCCGGCGCACGGGCATGTGGGTGTGGGCCACCGAGCTGACTCCGGTCGCGGTGGAGTTGCTCTGCCTGACTGGTCGCGTCGAGGAAGCCCGGGGCGTGCTACGGGAGCACCGCGACGGCATCGAGGGCTTGGACTGCCCGGCGTCGGTAGCCGCCCTGGAACTCGGAGAAGCGCTCGGGAGGCACCGGCAGGGCAGGCCCCGCGAAGCGTTGGAACGGTACCGGCACGCCGAGCGCCTGTTCGACGCGCTGCCGCGCCCGTTCTGGCTGGGCAGGACCCGTGCTCTGCTGGGCGAGTGCGCGCTGACGGCAGGCGAGGACGGCACCGTCAGCCTCCGGGAGGCCGCTGCGGCGTTCACCAGCTTGGGCGCGAGCGGTCGCGCTCAACGCTGCTACCGCATCCTGCGCGAACACGGCGTGACAGAACGCAAACGCGGCAGGCCCGGCTACGGCGAACAGCTGTCGCCGCGTGAGTTGGAGGCGGCGACGCTGGCGGCGAGCGGTCGCACGAACCGGCAGATCGCCTCCGCGCTGGGTGTGTCAGTGCGGACCGTGGAGCAGCACGTGGCGCACGCGTTGCGCAAGCTGAACCTGCACTCCCGGCACGACCTGGGCCCAGCGCTGGGCAGCAGGCTGGCGCACCAGACCTGA
- a CDS encoding multidrug effflux MFS transporter has product MSKLRIAVVLGLLEIFGPISMDLYLPTLPSLAADLHTTESLAQATMSVCMLGLAFGQLVLGPLSDRFGRRGPLLIGTGLFALLSLVCAVAPTIELLLVARLLQGLCGSAGIVISLAVARDVAEGAELVRLLAMLTTVGAIAPIVAPVVGGQLATVMDWRGIFVVLAGVGVALFILAATSLPETRPSGMRGHTGEFRAVLRDRVFPWFLLVSMCGGAAFFTYLASVSFVLQDSFSLSPQMFSLCFAANAVMSVIGAQVNRAVVRRAGPARMYAIGTTTTALAALAMLVSVLLGAGLLGVLIPLALMMLTAGGSQANGSALALADHGERAGTAAALLGTASFAIGPVVAPLVSLGGTSPLSMSITITVAYGCAAVLVWLAVLPRLRHRVAVPDLEVVRPDQL; this is encoded by the coding sequence GTGAGCAAGCTCCGGATCGCGGTCGTCCTCGGCCTGCTGGAGATCTTCGGGCCGATCTCGATGGACCTCTACCTGCCCACGCTGCCCAGCCTGGCCGCGGATCTGCACACCACGGAAAGCCTGGCGCAGGCCACGATGTCGGTGTGCATGCTCGGCCTCGCGTTCGGGCAACTGGTCCTCGGCCCGCTCAGCGACCGGTTCGGCCGGCGCGGGCCGCTGCTCATCGGCACGGGCCTGTTCGCACTGCTGTCACTGGTGTGTGCCGTGGCGCCGACGATCGAGCTGCTGCTGGTGGCCCGGCTGTTGCAGGGGCTGTGCGGTTCGGCGGGAATCGTGATCTCCCTGGCGGTCGCCCGTGACGTGGCCGAAGGCGCGGAGCTGGTGCGGCTGCTGGCCATGCTGACCACGGTCGGCGCGATCGCGCCGATCGTGGCGCCGGTCGTCGGCGGCCAGCTCGCGACGGTGATGGACTGGCGTGGGATCTTCGTCGTGCTGGCGGGCGTCGGGGTCGCGTTGTTCATCCTGGCCGCCACCTCCCTCCCGGAGACGCGGCCGTCCGGGATGCGCGGCCACACGGGCGAGTTCCGTGCCGTGCTGCGAGACCGGGTGTTCCCGTGGTTCCTGCTGGTCAGCATGTGCGGTGGTGCCGCGTTCTTCACGTACCTCGCGTCGGTCAGCTTCGTGCTGCAGGACAGCTTCTCGTTGTCGCCGCAGATGTTCAGCCTGTGCTTCGCCGCCAACGCCGTGATGTCCGTGATAGGTGCGCAGGTCAACCGGGCTGTGGTCCGCCGGGCCGGACCGGCGCGGATGTACGCGATCGGCACGACCACCACCGCGCTGGCGGCACTGGCGATGCTCGTCTCGGTGCTCCTCGGCGCCGGGTTGCTCGGTGTGCTCATCCCGTTGGCGCTCATGATGCTCACCGCCGGTGGCTCACAAGCCAACGGATCCGCCCTCGCACTGGCCGATCACGGCGAACGCGCCGGGACGGCCGCCGCCCTGCTGGGCACGGCGTCGTTCGCGATCGGCCCGGTGGTGGCGCCGCTGGTGTCGTTGGGCGGGACCAGCCCGCTGTCGATGAGCATCACGATCACCGTCGCGTACGGCTGCGCCGCCGTCCTCGTGTGGCTGGCCGTGCTGCCGCGTTTGCGTCACCGGGTTGCCGTACCCGATCTCGAGGTGGTCCGGCCTGACCAGCTATGA
- a CDS encoding alpha/beta hydrolase: MTTPVPYDPELEPGLAAFLDLVERIPLRADTILANRAHFATIIPPIGQIVGDRPVEVEDRTVPGPPGAPDIVLTIIRPRGGVTDAPAFYSIHGGGMVLGNRFFGVDGLIDDVLRFGAVGVSVEYRLAPENPAPAAVEDCYAGLVWLVANAAGLGVDPGRIVVTGASAGGGLSAGVALMARDLDGPSIIGQMLLCPMIDDRNESVSTRQYDGRGAWDRNNNDTGWNALLGPLRGTEQASPYAVPARAADVSNLPPAYIDVGAAEIFRDEATEYALRIWATGGQAELHVWAGGYHGFAGFSPGAEVSRAAASARLSWLRRILRAP, translated from the coding sequence ATGACCACCCCCGTACCGTACGACCCGGAGCTGGAGCCCGGCCTGGCCGCGTTCCTCGACCTGGTCGAACGGATCCCGCTGCGCGCCGACACGATCCTGGCCAACCGCGCCCACTTCGCCACCATCATCCCGCCGATCGGCCAGATCGTGGGCGACCGGCCGGTGGAGGTCGAGGACCGCACAGTGCCCGGCCCGCCGGGCGCGCCCGACATCGTGCTGACGATCATCCGGCCGCGCGGCGGCGTGACGGACGCGCCCGCGTTCTACAGCATCCACGGCGGCGGGATGGTGCTCGGCAACCGGTTCTTCGGTGTCGACGGGCTCATCGACGACGTGCTGCGGTTCGGCGCGGTCGGGGTGTCGGTCGAATACCGGCTGGCTCCGGAGAACCCCGCGCCCGCCGCCGTGGAGGACTGCTACGCGGGCCTCGTGTGGCTGGTGGCGAACGCCGCCGGGCTGGGCGTCGATCCGGGCCGGATCGTGGTGACCGGCGCCAGCGCGGGCGGCGGCCTCTCGGCCGGTGTGGCGTTGATGGCACGCGACCTCGACGGGCCGTCGATCATCGGGCAGATGCTGCTGTGCCCGATGATCGACGACCGCAACGAGTCGGTGTCGACGCGGCAGTACGACGGGCGCGGGGCGTGGGACCGCAACAACAACGACACCGGCTGGAACGCGCTGCTCGGGCCGTTGCGCGGCACCGAACAGGCATCGCCGTACGCGGTTCCGGCTCGTGCCGCGGATGTGTCGAACCTGCCGCCCGCGTACATCGACGTCGGCGCCGCGGAGATCTTCCGTGACGAGGCGACCGAGTACGCGCTGCGGATCTGGGCCACCGGCGGGCAGGCCGAACTGCACGTGTGGGCGGGCGGATACCACGGGTTCGCCGGTTTCTCGCCCGGCGCCGAGGTCTCCCGTGCGGCCGCCTCGGCGCGGTTGTCGTGGTTGCGCCGGATCCTGCGGGCCCCGTGA
- a CDS encoding alpha/beta hydrolase, translating into MTHPPVPFDPDIEPALDEVVPKDAPPFTPETIPALRQAMAAMFPPAADVVGDAPVDVVERRIPGPDGAPELEVTILSPRDRQGPVPALYNIHGGGMMVGHRNMDVPRLLALVLELGVVAVNVEYRLAPEHPHPAPVEDCYAGLVWTVENAAELGIDPDRIVVMGGSAGGGLSAGVALLARDRGGPRLAGQLLLCPMIDDTNTTVASHQYSGIGTWTREANVAGWQSLLGDAVGTDTVSPYAAPTRATDLSGLPPAFIEVGSAEPFRDEDTQYALRIWATGGQAELHVWSGAFHGFDLYVPDWPISQEALRTRDSWLRRVLGLGR; encoded by the coding sequence GTGACCCATCCCCCGGTCCCGTTCGACCCGGACATCGAACCGGCGCTCGACGAGGTCGTGCCGAAGGACGCCCCGCCCTTCACGCCGGAGACGATCCCGGCATTGCGCCAGGCCATGGCCGCGATGTTCCCGCCCGCCGCCGACGTGGTGGGCGACGCGCCCGTCGACGTCGTCGAGCGGAGGATTCCCGGCCCGGACGGTGCGCCCGAGCTGGAGGTCACGATCCTCTCGCCGCGCGACCGGCAAGGACCGGTGCCCGCGCTGTACAACATCCACGGCGGCGGGATGATGGTCGGCCACCGCAACATGGACGTGCCCCGGCTGCTGGCGCTCGTGCTGGAACTGGGCGTGGTCGCGGTCAACGTCGAATACCGGCTCGCGCCCGAGCACCCGCACCCCGCGCCCGTCGAGGACTGCTACGCGGGTCTGGTGTGGACGGTCGAGAACGCGGCCGAACTCGGCATCGACCCGGACCGGATCGTGGTCATGGGCGGCAGCGCGGGCGGTGGGCTGTCCGCTGGCGTCGCGTTGCTGGCACGGGATCGCGGCGGGCCGCGCCTGGCCGGGCAGCTGCTGCTCTGCCCGATGATCGACGACACCAACACCACCGTCGCGAGCCACCAGTACAGCGGGATCGGCACGTGGACGCGGGAGGCGAACGTCGCGGGCTGGCAGTCGCTGCTCGGCGACGCCGTCGGGACGGACACCGTGTCCCCGTACGCGGCGCCGACCAGGGCCACCGACCTGTCCGGACTGCCACCGGCGTTCATCGAGGTGGGCAGCGCGGAGCCGTTCCGCGACGAGGACACCCAGTACGCGCTGCGGATCTGGGCCACGGGCGGGCAGGCCGAACTGCACGTGTGGAGCGGCGCGTTCCACGGATTCGACCTCTACGTCCCGGACTGGCCGATCAGCCAGGAGGCACTGCGGACGCGTGACTCGTGGCTGCGCCGTGTCCTGGGGTTGGGCCGATGA
- a CDS encoding aldo/keto reductase, with product MTSLPRRRVGTSDVEVSPLSLGSWHTYDRMDFADAVTMIRTAVAAGVNLFDVGVYGMPGLPPVFTDVLWSAIMRASGIPREEYLVSAKLWIEGFDDERGFRPQLANAFLRGGFDYADLVILGDLRDAEVELEDLVDDLSGLARAGLIRAWGVNNWSATNIRALREIAAARGVDGPQIAQLKYSVARRSIPDGEPFAKLFAEGFTMQASDVLEGGILTGRTDLTREVGRDPGAVRDAITRSTAGLVELAGKLGTSAARLAVAFTLTHPANVTTLFGATKLAQLEDNLAAVGLVEQIGADELRALVEPFWADRGVVDPEGP from the coding sequence GTGACCTCGCTGCCCCGCCGCCGCGTCGGAACGTCCGATGTGGAGGTATCACCGCTGTCGCTCGGTTCGTGGCACACCTACGACCGGATGGACTTCGCCGACGCCGTCACCATGATCCGGACCGCGGTCGCGGCAGGCGTGAACCTGTTCGACGTCGGCGTCTACGGGATGCCCGGTCTGCCACCGGTGTTCACCGATGTGCTCTGGAGCGCGATCATGCGCGCGTCGGGCATCCCGCGCGAGGAGTACCTGGTCTCGGCCAAGCTCTGGATCGAGGGCTTCGACGACGAGCGCGGATTCCGGCCCCAGTTGGCCAACGCGTTCCTGCGCGGCGGATTCGACTACGCCGATCTGGTCATCCTCGGCGACCTGCGGGATGCCGAGGTGGAACTGGAGGACCTGGTCGACGACCTGTCCGGGCTGGCCCGTGCCGGGCTGATCCGCGCGTGGGGCGTCAACAACTGGTCGGCGACCAACATCCGCGCACTGCGGGAGATCGCCGCCGCGCGTGGAGTCGACGGCCCGCAGATCGCGCAGCTGAAGTACAGCGTGGCCCGCCGGTCCATCCCGGACGGTGAACCGTTCGCCAAGCTGTTCGCCGAGGGTTTCACCATGCAGGCCTCCGACGTGCTCGAAGGCGGCATCCTCACCGGCCGCACCGACCTCACCCGTGAGGTCGGCCGTGATCCCGGTGCGGTCAGGGACGCGATCACCCGGTCGACGGCCGGCCTGGTCGAGCTCGCCGGGAAGCTCGGCACCAGCGCCGCGCGCCTGGCGGTCGCCTTCACCCTGACCCACCCCGCCAACGTCACGACGTTGTTCGGCGCGACCAAGCTGGCCCAGCTCGAGGACAACCTCGCCGCGGTCGGCCTGGTCGAGCAGATCGGCGCCGACGAACTGCGCGCGTTGGTCGAGCCGTTCTGGGCCGACCGCGGCGTGGTCGACCCCGAGGGGCCGTGA